The Euzebya sp. genome contains a region encoding:
- the pilO gene encoding type 4a pilus biogenesis protein PilO: MRPAAVAIAVVAMLVIGAAFFFLAWKPLDDQETALRDETAQLEGQAQQLRNQLAQLQEIRDTELEIRADLNRLRALIPSGDPAQPSFVRSVQLAADASGSAIQSVTFGTPMAMEGATPTTEGVVLSSIDLAADVQGGYFQLVDLFRRLEIEVVRAVQVDSFTITESEDGFPELTVSMTGRIFAMLPQSTVTEGPAEGGDAPVPEEAEGEVGADVPVEETASPTPATAAPGDGDAGAPGGEVQVQ, from the coding sequence ATGAGGCCGGCCGCCGTCGCGATCGCCGTCGTGGCCATGCTGGTCATCGGCGCGGCGTTCTTCTTCCTGGCATGGAAGCCGCTGGACGACCAGGAGACCGCGCTGCGCGACGAGACCGCCCAGCTCGAGGGCCAGGCCCAGCAGCTCCGCAACCAGCTCGCCCAGCTGCAGGAGATCCGGGACACCGAGCTCGAGATCCGCGCGGACCTGAACCGGCTCCGCGCGCTGATCCCGAGCGGCGACCCGGCCCAACCCTCCTTCGTCCGCTCGGTGCAGCTGGCGGCCGACGCGTCGGGCAGCGCGATCCAGTCGGTCACGTTCGGCACGCCCATGGCGATGGAGGGGGCGACGCCGACGACCGAGGGGGTGGTGCTGTCGAGCATCGACCTCGCCGCGGACGTCCAGGGCGGGTACTTCCAGCTGGTCGACCTGTTCCGCCGGCTCGAGATCGAGGTGGTCCGCGCGGTGCAGGTCGACAGCTTCACGATCACCGAGTCCGAGGACGGCTTCCCCGAGCTGACGGTGTCGATGACCGGCCGGATCTTCGCGATGCTGCCCCAGTCGACCGTGACCGAGGGGCCGGCCGAGGGCGGTGACGCCCCCGTCCCCGAGGAGGCGGAGGGGGAGGTCGGCGCCGACGTGCCGGTCGAGGAGACCGCGAGCCCGACGCCCGCGACCGCGGCACCGGGCGATGGCGACGCCGGCGCCCCCGGCGGAGAGGTGCAGGTCCAGTGA
- a CDS encoding shikimate kinase — protein MSSVISPGRNIVLIGLMGSGKSTVGRLVADRLDRPFVDTDDVVEHDARRSIAEIFATDGERDFRELESAAVRQVSALRGQVIAVGGGAVVSATNATALRGTGDLVWLDAPISALVMHLTAEAERGTRPLLGDPATLQATLERLYVERYDAYKRAATHILATEGRPPEVLADEVIAWARTRPGLLAREERL, from the coding sequence ATGTCGTCGGTGATCAGCCCCGGCCGCAACATCGTCCTGATCGGGCTGATGGGGAGCGGCAAGTCGACAGTCGGGCGGCTCGTCGCGGACCGCCTCGACCGCCCGTTCGTGGACACCGACGACGTCGTCGAGCACGACGCGCGCCGCAGCATCGCCGAGATCTTCGCCACCGACGGCGAGCGGGACTTCCGCGAGCTCGAGAGCGCCGCCGTCCGCCAGGTCTCCGCCCTCCGCGGCCAGGTCATCGCCGTGGGCGGCGGCGCCGTGGTGTCGGCCACGAACGCCACCGCGCTGCGCGGCACCGGTGACCTCGTCTGGCTGGATGCGCCGATCTCGGCGCTGGTGATGCACCTGACCGCCGAGGCCGAGCGCGGCACCCGACCGCTGCTGGGCGACCCCGCGACGCTGCAGGCCACCCTCGAGCGGCTGTACGTCGAGCGCTACGACGCCTACAAGCGGGCGGCCACCCACATCCTGGCGACCGAGGGTCGACCGCCGGAGGTCCTGGCCGACGAGGTGATCGCCTGGGCCCGCACCCGACCCGGGCTGCTCGCGCGGGAGGAGCGCCTGTGA
- the pilM gene encoding type IV pilus assembly protein PilM: MASAIGLDIGSSAVRAVQLSGGRGPATLERLGQVLLPHGAVRDGEIVEPEQVAEALRILWQQYKFKGRKVAIGAANQQVVVRQIELPAMAPDQMRESLPFQVQDYIPIPVDEAQLDFEVLRTYAGPDGTEMARILLVAATTSMVNEILGVLSAAKLTPVALDLDAFALLRALVPPDQAASQDEGVGEMVVNVGGGVTNIVVHSQGVPRFVRILLMGGNNITEALANATGMSWDDAEALKATPTPPPGQEAQIIAERSERFISEIRGSLDYYRAQSEAVQVQRVVLTGGGAMLPGLPNRLAQVLRMPVDRGHPMQSLKIGDVPLSPEQLSEAEPFLSVAIGLALGVLEGSRP, translated from the coding sequence ATGGCTTCCGCGATCGGTCTCGACATCGGCTCCAGCGCCGTCCGCGCTGTGCAGCTGTCCGGAGGACGCGGCCCGGCGACGCTCGAGCGCCTGGGCCAGGTCCTCCTGCCGCACGGCGCGGTCCGTGACGGCGAGATCGTCGAGCCCGAGCAGGTCGCCGAAGCGCTCCGGATCCTCTGGCAGCAGTACAAGTTCAAGGGCAGGAAGGTCGCGATCGGAGCGGCCAACCAGCAGGTCGTGGTGCGCCAGATCGAGCTGCCCGCCATGGCTCCCGACCAGATGCGCGAATCCCTGCCGTTCCAGGTGCAGGACTACATCCCGATCCCGGTGGACGAGGCGCAGCTCGACTTCGAGGTCCTCCGCACCTACGCCGGGCCCGACGGCACCGAGATGGCCCGGATCCTGCTGGTCGCGGCGACCACCTCGATGGTCAACGAGATCCTCGGGGTGCTGAGCGCGGCGAAGCTGACGCCGGTCGCGCTCGACCTCGACGCCTTCGCACTGCTGCGCGCCCTGGTCCCACCCGACCAGGCCGCCAGCCAGGACGAGGGCGTGGGCGAGATGGTCGTCAACGTCGGGGGAGGGGTGACGAACATCGTCGTCCACTCCCAGGGCGTGCCCCGCTTCGTCCGCATCCTCCTGATGGGCGGCAACAACATCACCGAGGCGCTCGCGAACGCGACCGGGATGTCCTGGGACGACGCCGAGGCGCTCAAGGCCACGCCGACCCCGCCCCCGGGGCAGGAGGCGCAGATCATCGCCGAGCGCTCGGAGCGGTTCATCTCCGAGATCCGCGGGTCGCTCGACTACTACCGCGCGCAGTCCGAGGCGGTGCAGGTCCAGCGGGTCGTGCTGACCGGCGGCGGGGCGATGCTCCCGGGGCTGCCCAACCGCCTGGCCCAGGTCCTGCGGATGCCGGTCGACCGCGGCCACCCGATGCAGTCGCTGAAGATCGGGGACGTGCCGCTGTCGCCGGAGCAGCTGTCGGAGGCCGAGCCGTTCCTCAGCGTCGCGATCGGCCTGGCCCTCGGCGTGCTCGAGGGGTCGCGGCCATGA
- the efp gene encoding elongation factor P yields MVSTNNLKNGMTVKIDGKLWKIDYFQHVKPGKGGAFVRTTLKSVPDGKTVDRTFRAGEDLEQAIVTRTELQYLYQDGENYVFMDTSTYEQTFVPGEVVAEAMKWTKESDVIELTFHEGQVIDFTLPANVELEIAETEPGVAGNTVSGASKPATLETGAVVQVPLFVNIGDRVKVDTRSGEYLSRA; encoded by the coding sequence ATGGTCTCCACGAACAACCTGAAGAACGGGATGACCGTCAAGATCGACGGCAAGCTCTGGAAGATCGACTACTTCCAGCACGTCAAGCCCGGCAAGGGCGGCGCGTTCGTCCGCACCACCCTGAAGAGCGTCCCCGACGGCAAGACCGTCGACCGCACCTTCCGGGCCGGTGAGGACCTCGAGCAGGCCATCGTCACCCGCACCGAGCTGCAGTACCTCTACCAGGACGGCGAGAACTACGTGTTCATGGACACCAGCACGTACGAGCAGACCTTCGTGCCAGGTGAGGTCGTCGCCGAGGCGATGAAGTGGACCAAGGAGTCCGACGTCATCGAGCTGACCTTTCACGAGGGCCAGGTCATCGACTTCACCCTCCCGGCGAACGTCGAGCTCGAGATCGCCGAGACCGAGCCCGGCGTCGCCGGCAACACCGTCAGCGGGGCGTCGAAGCCCGCGACGCTCGAGACCGGCGCGGTCGTCCAGGTGCCCCTCTTCGTCAACATCGGCGACCGCGTGAAGGTCGACACGCGCTCCGGCGAGTACCTCTCGCGGGCGTGA
- the pilM gene encoding type IV pilus assembly protein PilM: MATAIGLDIGSSAVRAIQLSRRKDVVTLDRLGQVVLPAQAVIDGEIRDPAAITEAIGILWDQFGFKSKKVALGLANQHVIVRRVDLPHLDVPDMKESLRFQAQDYLPLPIEQIEFDYEYIEEFTHEDGSTMMRVLFVAAEKHMVASVLDVAKAARLRPVALDLDAFAAMRSLRTPLHGAERFGAGDTSGELIVDLGSQLTNLVVHSDGVPRFARIINIGGDDITESLVSAFGMEWQQAETLKSVTPGASSQYSTLLDDRISWLVEEIRNSMTYYRAAPGAIDVQRVVLTGGSSLIPGIDERISRALAAEAVTGKPFRGLHIGKDLTFTDDELEAAQTFFAVAVGLAMRGLE, from the coding sequence GTGGCGACGGCGATAGGGCTCGACATCGGGTCGAGCGCGGTGCGTGCCATCCAGCTGTCCCGACGCAAGGACGTCGTCACGCTGGACCGGCTCGGTCAGGTCGTGCTGCCCGCACAGGCGGTCATCGACGGTGAGATCCGCGATCCCGCGGCGATCACCGAGGCGATCGGGATCCTCTGGGACCAGTTCGGGTTCAAGAGCAAGAAGGTGGCCCTGGGGCTGGCGAACCAGCACGTGATCGTGCGGCGCGTCGATCTGCCCCACCTCGACGTCCCGGACATGAAGGAGTCGTTGCGCTTCCAGGCCCAGGACTACCTCCCCCTCCCCATCGAGCAGATCGAGTTCGACTACGAGTACATCGAGGAGTTCACCCACGAGGACGGCTCCACGATGATGCGGGTGCTCTTCGTCGCCGCCGAGAAGCACATGGTCGCCAGCGTGCTCGACGTCGCGAAGGCGGCACGGCTGCGACCGGTCGCGCTGGACCTCGACGCGTTCGCCGCCATGCGCTCCCTGCGGACCCCGCTGCACGGTGCCGAGCGCTTCGGGGCGGGGGACACCAGCGGCGAGCTGATCGTCGACCTCGGTTCCCAGCTGACGAACCTCGTCGTGCACTCCGACGGTGTGCCGCGGTTCGCCCGCATCATCAACATCGGCGGGGACGACATCACCGAATCCCTCGTGTCGGCCTTCGGGATGGAGTGGCAGCAGGCCGAGACGCTGAAGTCGGTCACCCCTGGCGCGTCGTCGCAGTACTCGACGCTCCTCGACGACCGCATCTCCTGGCTCGTCGAGGAGATCCGCAACTCGATGACGTACTACCGGGCCGCGCCCGGTGCCATCGACGTGCAGCGCGTGGTGCTGACCGGCGGGAGCTCCCTCATCCCCGGGATCGATGAGCGGATCTCGCGCGCCCTCGCCGCAGAGGCGGTCACCGGGAAGCCGTTCCGCGGACTCCACATCGGGAAGGACCTCACCTTCACCGATGACGAGCTGGAGGCTGCGCAGACGTTCTTCGCCGTCGCGGTCGGCCTGGCCATGCGGGGCCTCGAGTGA
- the aroB gene encoding 3-dehydroquinate synthase has translation MTDTTTIHVHLGERSYPIHVGADLLGRLDELVTWPEHARTAAVVTNGMVWELHGDVVQAALERAGLAVECIRVPDGEQAKSTDTLTALWHRFAQIPLLRDDVVVAVGGGVVGDLAGFAAATWNRGVAVVQVPTTLLAQVDSAIGGKTGINLSEGKNLVGAFHQPLAVISDVATLATLPSRERRAGLGEVAKYGFIADPVVLDLLETRPGSATAGDPDVLAEIVRRGSAVKAEVVSEDETEAGRRALLNYGHTVGHAIEALTSYDTYRHGEAVALGMVFAARLGERMGVSEAGLAERTVAVLDGLGLPTRGLRLDPRDVWDVMSRDKKARDGVRFVLSTHPGEAILVDQPRRGLVDDVLRSLA, from the coding sequence ATGACCGATACCACCACGATCCACGTCCACCTCGGCGAGCGGAGCTACCCGATCCACGTCGGTGCGGACCTGCTCGGACGCCTCGACGAGCTGGTGACGTGGCCGGAGCACGCCCGCACCGCCGCAGTCGTCACCAACGGGATGGTGTGGGAGCTCCACGGCGACGTGGTCCAGGCCGCCCTCGAGCGGGCGGGGCTCGCCGTCGAGTGCATCCGCGTCCCCGACGGCGAGCAGGCCAAGTCCACCGACACCCTCACCGCCCTGTGGCACCGCTTCGCCCAGATCCCGCTGCTGCGCGACGACGTGGTCGTGGCCGTCGGGGGAGGGGTGGTGGGCGATCTCGCCGGGTTCGCCGCCGCGACGTGGAACCGCGGAGTGGCGGTGGTCCAGGTCCCCACGACCCTGCTGGCCCAGGTCGACTCGGCCATCGGCGGCAAGACCGGGATCAACCTGAGCGAGGGCAAGAACCTGGTCGGGGCGTTCCACCAGCCCCTCGCGGTCATCAGCGACGTCGCGACGCTGGCGACCCTCCCCAGCCGCGAGCGCCGTGCCGGCCTCGGCGAGGTCGCCAAGTACGGGTTCATCGCCGACCCCGTCGTGCTCGATCTGCTCGAGACCCGTCCCGGCTCGGCGACGGCGGGTGACCCGGACGTGCTGGCCGAGATCGTGCGCCGCGGGTCGGCGGTGAAGGCGGAGGTCGTCAGCGAGGACGAGACCGAGGCGGGCCGGCGGGCGCTGCTCAACTACGGCCACACCGTCGGCCATGCCATCGAGGCACTGACCAGCTACGACACCTACCGCCACGGCGAGGCGGTCGCGCTCGGCATGGTGTTCGCCGCCCGGCTGGGGGAGCGGATGGGCGTCTCCGAGGCAGGGTTGGCCGAGCGGACCGTCGCGGTCCTCGACGGGCTGGGGTTGCCCACCCGCGGGCTGCGGCTCGACCCCCGCGACGTGTGGGACGTGATGTCGCGGGACAAGAAGGCCCGCGACGGCGTGCGCTTCGTCCTGTCCACCCACCCCGGCGAGGCCATCCTGGTCGACCAGCCGCGCCGTGGCCTCGTCGACGACGTGCTGCGGAGCCTCGCCTGA
- a CDS encoding PilN domain-containing protein: MTINLLPDEDARRVQIRRRALYGLLVIALLWAVLGLASLLQLSGLSQVQEERDATATRVAQLQGEVDSLAVFQELADDVASGNQVLAFAMADEVSWAQLLVDLSRGIPPSASFTDIDGQLTDAPTGALPGQQDVFIETDDTDIGFFAVDGYTTELFTPGIEELLRRFGEIDGFFQEYLSSATAGEIGDVDITQFNAEVRLDDDARTGRYAEGLPEAER; this comes from the coding sequence GTGACGATCAACCTCCTCCCCGACGAGGATGCTCGCCGCGTCCAGATCAGGCGGCGGGCCCTCTACGGGCTGCTCGTGATCGCGCTGCTCTGGGCGGTCCTCGGCCTGGCCTCGCTCCTGCAGCTGTCGGGCCTGTCCCAGGTGCAGGAGGAGCGTGACGCCACCGCGACGCGGGTGGCGCAGCTGCAGGGCGAGGTGGACTCGCTGGCGGTGTTCCAGGAGCTCGCCGACGACGTCGCATCGGGGAACCAGGTCCTCGCCTTCGCTATGGCGGACGAGGTGTCCTGGGCGCAGTTGCTCGTCGACCTCTCCCGGGGCATCCCACCCTCCGCGTCGTTCACCGACATCGACGGGCAGCTCACCGACGCGCCGACGGGCGCCTTACCCGGGCAGCAGGACGTGTTCATCGAGACCGACGACACCGACATCGGCTTCTTCGCCGTGGACGGCTACACCACCGAGTTGTTCACCCCCGGCATCGAGGAGCTCCTCCGCCGGTTCGGTGAGATCGACGGCTTCTTCCAGGAGTACCTCTCCTCGGCGACCGCCGGGGAGATCGGCGACGTCGACATCACCCAGTTCAACGCCGAGGTGCGCCTGGACGACGACGCGCGGACCGGCCGCTACGCCGAGGGTCTGCCGGAGGCCGAGCGGTGA
- a CDS encoding prepilin-type N-terminal cleavage/methylation domain-containing protein has product MFTKLRERLRDAEEGFTLIELLVVVIIIGILAAIAIPTFLNQRERGWEAELTSTVRNLALEVEAAATSDGGVYNELTEAEVLAFLDDIQGEDGPVTMAAEDITLNQNDFTIEGGHESLDGTVIYSSLDGGLQGYTEPAE; this is encoded by the coding sequence ATGTTCACAAAGCTCCGTGAGCGCCTGCGGGACGCCGAGGAGGGCTTCACCCTCATCGAGCTGCTCGTCGTCGTGATCATCATCGGCATCCTTGCCGCCATCGCCATCCCGACCTTCCTGAACCAGCGCGAGCGCGGCTGGGAGGCAGAGTTGACCTCGACTGTTCGGAACCTCGCCCTTGAGGTCGAGGCTGCCGCAACCAGCGATGGTGGCGTCTACAATGAGCTCACCGAAGCCGAGGTCCTCGCGTTCTTGGACGATATCCAAGGGGAAGACGGCCCAGTGACGATGGCGGCTGAGGACATCACGCTGAACCAGAACGACTTCACCATCGAGGGGGGGCATGAGAGTCTCGATGGAACGGTGATCTACAGCTCGCTCGACGGCGGTCTGCAGGGTTACACCGAACCCGCAGAGTAA
- a CDS encoding type 4a pilus biogenesis protein PilO, giving the protein MRQLIVGLVLLAIASLVGWWFLLYNPAREQRNALDAEIVQLETQETTLTNQLAQLRSLQERAPELQAALDRLGAYIPPQPDQATLLDLLQEAGNASGLTFTSLNFTDPTAIEGAPATRIPGTTLGAVTVTGTVEGTYFQMVDFLRRLEVGSSRAVLVTSVNMTEAEDGFPELTAAFSADIYMLVRAPVADVPPDTTTPTPTNEASPAASPTAADATPTATDPAQSGGTTNPDGEVQVQ; this is encoded by the coding sequence GTGAGGCAGCTTATCGTCGGATTGGTCCTGCTCGCCATCGCCTCGCTCGTGGGCTGGTGGTTCCTCCTGTACAACCCGGCGCGGGAGCAGCGGAACGCGTTGGATGCCGAGATCGTCCAGCTCGAGACGCAGGAGACCACGCTCACGAACCAGCTCGCGCAGCTCCGCAGCCTGCAGGAGCGAGCGCCCGAGCTGCAGGCCGCGCTCGACCGGCTCGGCGCCTACATCCCCCCGCAACCGGATCAGGCGACGCTGCTGGACCTCCTGCAGGAGGCCGGGAACGCGTCGGGCCTGACGTTCACGTCGTTGAACTTCACCGACCCCACCGCGATCGAGGGCGCCCCCGCGACGCGGATCCCCGGGACCACGTTGGGCGCGGTCACCGTAACGGGGACGGTCGAGGGGACCTACTTCCAGATGGTGGACTTCCTCCGGCGCCTGGAGGTCGGGTCGTCGCGCGCCGTCCTGGTCACGTCGGTCAACATGACCGAGGCCGAGGATGGGTTCCCTGAGCTGACGGCGGCGTTCAGCGCCGACATCTACATGTTGGTTCGGGCGCCTGTCGCCGATGTGCCCCCCGACACCACGACGCCCACGCCGACGAATGAGGCGTCGCCGGCCGCCAGCCCGACCGCGGCAGATGCAACCCCGACGGCGACCGACCCGGCACAATCGGGGGGCACCACGAACCCTGACGGTGAGGTACAGGTCCAGTGA
- a CDS encoding M24 family metallopeptidase — protein MERLGRLREAMVADGIAALLVTDRVNVRWLTGFAGSAGTVHVMADGPAVLVTDDRYAERAAEDAPGWTIVSDRTWGWLAEHHPAGVPLTVEADHLTWSVVRQLEDLDADRPLHPSTGIVGTLREIKDDAEIAILRRACAITSTAFDEALGWLAPGLTEAEVARRLLETMADLGADGSAFDPIVASGPNGSRPHHAPGPRTLRTGDLVTMDFGALVDGYHADMTRTVALGRPTPSLRRVHDLVGAAQQAGVEAVADGVGTQAVDAACRDLIRDAGHGEHFAHGTGHGVGLAIHETPFLGPSTPGTLRARTTVTVEPGVYVPGLGGVRIEDVVLVGADGAERLTTAPRQLIEL, from the coding sequence ATGGAGCGGCTCGGCCGGCTGCGCGAGGCCATGGTCGCCGACGGCATCGCGGCCTTGCTCGTCACGGATCGGGTGAACGTCCGCTGGCTGACCGGGTTCGCCGGGTCCGCGGGGACCGTCCACGTCATGGCCGACGGCCCGGCGGTGCTGGTGACCGACGACCGCTACGCCGAGCGGGCAGCCGAGGACGCCCCCGGCTGGACCATCGTGTCGGACCGCACCTGGGGGTGGCTCGCCGAGCACCACCCGGCCGGCGTCCCCCTCACCGTCGAGGCCGACCACCTCACCTGGTCGGTCGTTCGCCAGTTGGAGGACCTGGACGCCGACCGGCCCCTCCACCCCTCCACCGGGATCGTCGGCACCCTCCGCGAGATCAAGGACGACGCCGAGATCGCGATCCTCCGCCGGGCCTGCGCCATCACCTCCACGGCCTTCGACGAGGCGCTGGGCTGGCTCGCGCCCGGGCTGACCGAGGCGGAGGTGGCGCGGCGGCTCCTCGAGACCATGGCCGACCTCGGTGCCGACGGCTCCGCCTTCGACCCGATCGTCGCGTCCGGCCCGAACGGCTCACGGCCCCACCACGCGCCGGGCCCGCGGACCCTCAGGACGGGCGACCTGGTGACCATGGACTTCGGCGCGCTGGTCGACGGCTACCACGCCGACATGACCCGGACCGTCGCCCTCGGCCGGCCCACCCCCTCCCTCCGGCGCGTCCACGACCTGGTCGGTGCTGCCCAGCAAGCCGGTGTCGAGGCGGTCGCCGACGGGGTGGGGACCCAGGCCGTCGACGCGGCCTGCCGGGACCTGATCCGCGATGCCGGGCACGGCGAGCACTTCGCCCACGGGACCGGTCACGGCGTCGGCCTGGCGATACACGAGACGCCGTTCCTGGGACCGAGCACGCCCGGTACACTGCGTGCCCGAACGACCGTCACGGTCGAGCCGGGCGTGTACGTGCCGGGTCTGGGCGGAGTCCGCATCGAGGACGTCGTGCTGGTCGGTGCCGACGGCGCCGAGCGCCTCACCACCGCCCCCCGGCAGCTGATCGAGCTCTGA
- a CDS encoding helix-turn-helix domain-containing protein, producing MAPIDHDRLWTVAEVAEHMRVSNMTVYRLIKAGDLPAIRVGKNYRIRGKELADYIDRSFQQVARDARPPGEAQSQ from the coding sequence ATGGCACCCATAGACCACGACCGCCTCTGGACGGTCGCCGAGGTAGCTGAGCACATGCGAGTGAGCAACATGACCGTCTACCGCCTCATCAAGGCCGGTGATCTGCCCGCCATCCGGGTCGGCAAGAACTACCGGATCCGCGGGAAGGAGCTGGCCGACTACATCGACCGCTCCTTCCAGCAGGTCGCTCGGGACGCCAGACCACCGGGCGAAGCGCAGAGCCAGTAG
- the aroC gene encoding chorismate synthase, which produces MTLRYLTAGESHGPALVGIIDGLPAGIAVDSDDLVAELARRRLGYGRSPRMDFEVDRLEIMGGVRHGLTLGSPVGLVIHNTEWPKWTEAMGIEAPDDPEALGRTGRGVALTRPRPGHADLVGMQKYDFDDARNVLERASARETATRVALGWFAKQLLAAVGVHVLSHVTRIGDVATPAEAPLPEPGDLEALDADPVRCADPDTSAAMQARIDRAKAELDTLGGVVEVVVHGLPPGLGSHVHWDRKLDTRLAAALMSIQAFKGVGIGDGFGSAAVPGSVAHDEILPGARTDAGTHFTRKTHRAGGLEGGMTTGEVLRVSAAMKPLSSLMRPLATVDTATGDPATAITQRSDVCAVPRAGVVCEAVVALTLADALLEKTGGDSVAEVVRNLSAYTAGVDRPRGPYDDATADQATYQGDPVEGGRYRAPDGT; this is translated from the coding sequence ATGACGCTGCGCTACCTGACCGCCGGAGAGTCCCACGGCCCCGCCCTGGTCGGCATCATCGACGGCCTGCCGGCCGGCATCGCCGTCGACTCCGACGACCTGGTCGCCGAGCTGGCCCGGCGCCGGCTGGGGTACGGCCGCTCGCCACGGATGGACTTCGAGGTCGACCGGCTCGAGATCATGGGCGGGGTCCGGCACGGCCTGACGCTCGGCTCGCCCGTGGGCCTGGTGATCCACAACACCGAGTGGCCGAAGTGGACCGAGGCGATGGGCATCGAGGCGCCCGACGACCCCGAGGCGCTGGGCCGGACCGGACGCGGGGTCGCGCTCACCCGGCCCCGACCCGGCCACGCCGACCTGGTCGGCATGCAGAAGTACGACTTCGACGACGCCCGCAACGTCCTGGAGCGGGCCTCCGCCCGGGAGACGGCGACCAGGGTCGCGCTCGGCTGGTTCGCCAAGCAGCTCCTCGCGGCGGTCGGCGTCCACGTCCTGAGCCACGTCACGCGGATCGGCGACGTCGCCACCCCCGCCGAGGCGCCCCTGCCCGAGCCGGGGGACCTCGAGGCGCTCGACGCCGACCCGGTCCGGTGCGCCGACCCCGACACCTCCGCGGCCATGCAGGCGCGGATCGACCGGGCGAAGGCCGAGCTCGACACCCTCGGCGGCGTGGTCGAGGTCGTCGTCCACGGCCTGCCGCCGGGCCTCGGCAGCCACGTCCACTGGGACCGCAAGCTCGACACCCGCCTCGCCGCCGCGCTGATGAGCATCCAGGCGTTCAAGGGCGTCGGCATCGGCGACGGGTTCGGCTCGGCGGCCGTCCCCGGGTCGGTGGCGCACGACGAGATCCTCCCCGGCGCCCGGACCGACGCGGGCACCCACTTCACCCGCAAGACCCACCGCGCCGGCGGGCTGGAGGGCGGCATGACCACCGGCGAGGTGCTGCGGGTCTCCGCGGCGATGAAGCCGCTCAGCAGCCTGATGCGGCCCCTCGCCACCGTCGACACCGCCACCGGGGATCCGGCGACGGCGATCACCCAGCGCTCCGACGTCTGCGCGGTCCCCCGTGCCGGCGTGGTCTGCGAGGCCGTGGTGGCCCTCACCCTCGCCGACGCCCTGCTCGAGAAGACCGGCGGGGACAGCGTGGCCGAGGTCGTCCGCAACCTGTCGGCCTACACCGCCGGCGTGGACCGCCCGCGCGGCCCCTACGACGACGCCACCGCCGACCAGGCGACCTACCAGGGCGACCCCGTCGAGGGCGGCCGCTACCGCGCACCCGACGGGACCTGA